The Pseudomonas baetica genome includes a region encoding these proteins:
- the rplO gene encoding 50S ribosomal protein L15, with amino-acid sequence MKLNDLSPAPGSRREKHRPGRGIGSGLGKTGGRGHKGQTSRSGGTIAPGFEGGQQPLHRRLPKFGFVSLKAMDRAEVRLSELAKVEGDIVTVQSLKDANVINVNVQRVKIMLSGEVTRAVTIGKGIGATKGARAAIEAAGGKFEE; translated from the coding sequence ATGAAACTCAATGATCTGAGTCCAGCGCCGGGTTCCCGTCGCGAAAAGCATCGTCCGGGCCGTGGTATCGGTAGCGGTTTGGGTAAGACTGGTGGCCGTGGCCACAAAGGTCAGACCTCCCGCTCCGGTGGTACCATCGCTCCAGGCTTTGAAGGCGGTCAACAGCCGCTGCATCGTCGCCTGCCGAAGTTCGGTTTCGTTTCCCTGAAAGCCATGGACCGCGCAGAAGTGCGTCTGTCCGAGCTGGCTAAAGTGGAAGGCGACATCGTCACCGTGCAGTCCCTGAAAGATGCCAACGTGATCAACGTCAACGTACAGCGTGTGAAAATCATGCTGTCCGGTGAAGTGACTCGCGCTGTCACTATCGGCAAGGGAATCGGCGCCACCAAAGGTGCGCGTGCGGCTATCGAAGCAGCTGGCGGCAAGTTCGAGGAATAA
- the secY gene encoding preprotein translocase subunit SecY, with protein sequence MAKQGALSALGKGGMSELWARLRFLFLAIIVYRIGAHIPVPGINPDRLADLFRQNEGTILSLFNMFSGGALERMSIFALGIMPYISASIIMQLMTAVSPQLEQLKKEGEAGRRKISQYTRYGTVVLALVQAIGMSIGLAGQGVAFTGDFGFHFVAVSTFVAGAMFMMWLGEQITERGVGNGISMLIFSGIVAGLPRAIGQSFESARQGDINIFALVAIGLLAVAIIGFVVFIERGQRRIAVHYAKRQQGRKVFAAQTSHLPLKVNMAGVIPAIFASSILLFPASLGAWFGQSEGMGWLQDISQSIAPGQPLNILLFSAGIIFFCFFYTALMFNPKDVAENLKKSGAFIPGIRPGEQSARYIDGVLTRLTMFGALYMTAVCLLPQFLVVAANVPFYLGGTSLLIVVVVVMDFMSQVQSHLVSHQYESLMKKANLKGYGSGMLR encoded by the coding sequence ATGGCTAAGCAAGGTGCTCTCTCTGCGCTCGGCAAAGGCGGTATGTCTGAACTCTGGGCTCGTCTGCGTTTTCTGTTCCTGGCGATTATCGTCTACCGAATAGGCGCACACATCCCGGTTCCAGGTATCAACCCGGACCGACTCGCAGACCTGTTTCGACAGAATGAGGGGACCATTCTTAGCTTGTTCAACATGTTCTCCGGCGGCGCGCTGGAACGGATGAGCATCTTTGCACTGGGGATCATGCCGTACATTTCGGCATCGATCATCATGCAATTGATGACCGCCGTCAGTCCGCAGCTGGAGCAGTTGAAGAAGGAAGGTGAAGCTGGCCGTCGCAAGATCAGCCAGTACACCCGCTACGGCACCGTCGTCCTCGCTCTCGTTCAGGCTATTGGCATGTCCATTGGTCTGGCGGGGCAGGGCGTTGCGTTCACTGGTGACTTTGGCTTCCATTTCGTCGCGGTATCCACTTTTGTGGCTGGTGCGATGTTCATGATGTGGCTGGGTGAGCAGATTACTGAGCGTGGTGTAGGTAACGGTATCTCGATGTTGATTTTTTCGGGTATCGTCGCCGGTCTTCCGAGAGCAATCGGGCAGTCTTTCGAGTCTGCGCGTCAGGGTGATATCAATATCTTCGCCCTGGTTGCCATCGGTTTGCTGGCAGTAGCGATTATCGGTTTCGTGGTGTTCATTGAGCGTGGTCAGCGTCGTATTGCTGTTCACTACGCCAAGCGTCAGCAGGGTCGCAAGGTCTTCGCTGCGCAGACAAGCCACTTGCCGCTGAAGGTGAACATGGCCGGTGTTATTCCGGCTATTTTCGCGAGCAGCATTTTGCTGTTCCCGGCTTCGCTGGGTGCCTGGTTTGGTCAGTCTGAAGGTATGGGCTGGTTGCAGGACATCTCGCAGTCGATCGCTCCTGGTCAGCCGTTGAATATTCTGCTGTTTAGTGCAGGGATTATTTTCTTCTGCTTCTTCTATACGGCGTTGATGTTCAATCCGAAAGACGTAGCGGAAAACCTGAAGAAGTCCGGTGCCTTTATTCCGGGCATCCGTCCAGGTGAGCAGTCTGCGCGCTACATTGATGGCGTTCTGACCCGCTTGACCATGTTCGGTGCTCTTTACATGACGGCCGTGTGTCTGTTGCCCCAATTCCTGGTGGTTGCAGCAAACGTTCCGTTCTACCTTGGCGGGACCTCGTTGCTGATCGTCGTCGTGGTTGTGATGGACTTCATGTCCCAAGTACAATCGCACCTCGTTTCGCACCAGTACGAATCCCTGATGAAGAAAGCCAACCTGAAGGGTTACGGCAGCGGCATGTTGCGCTGA
- the rpmJ gene encoding 50S ribosomal protein L36: MKVRASVKKLCRNCKIIRREGVVRVICSAEPRHKQRQG, from the coding sequence ATGAAAGTTCGTGCATCGGTGAAAAAGCTGTGCCGTAACTGCAAGATTATTCGCCGCGAAGGTGTTGTTCGAGTAATTTGCAGCGCGGAACCGCGTCACAAACAGCGCCAAGGCTGA
- the rpsM gene encoding 30S ribosomal protein S13 has product MARIAGVNIPDNKHTVISLTYIYGVGRTTAQKICAVTGVNPAAKIKDLSDEQIEQLRGEVAKFTTEGDLRREINMKIKRLMDLGCYRGLRHRRGLPVRGQRTKTNARTRKGPRKPIRK; this is encoded by the coding sequence ATGGCCCGTATTGCAGGCGTTAACATTCCAGATAACAAGCATACTGTTATCTCGCTGACCTACATCTATGGTGTTGGTCGCACTACTGCGCAGAAGATCTGTGCAGTGACTGGGGTAAACCCAGCAGCAAAGATCAAAGATCTGAGCGACGAGCAAATTGAACAGCTGCGTGGCGAAGTGGCGAAGTTCACCACTGAAGGTGACCTGCGTCGCGAAATCAACATGAAAATCAAGCGCTTGATGGACCTCGGTTGCTATCGCGGTCTGCGTCATCGTCGCGGTCTTCCAGTGCGCGGTCAGCGTACCAAGACCAACGCGCGTACCCGTAAAGGTCCGCGTAAGCCGATCCGCAAGTAA
- the rpsK gene encoding 30S ribosomal protein S11: MAKPAARPRKKVKKTVVDGIAHIHASFNNTIVTITDRQGNALSWATSGGSGFRGSRKSTPFAAQVAAERAGQAALEYGLKNLDVNVKGPGPGRESAVRALNGCGYKIASITDVTPIPHNGCRPPKKRRV, translated from the coding sequence ATGGCAAAACCTGCTGCTCGTCCTCGTAAAAAAGTTAAAAAGACAGTGGTTGATGGCATCGCCCACATCCATGCATCTTTTAACAACACCATCGTGACCATTACCGACCGTCAAGGTAACGCTCTTTCCTGGGCTACCTCTGGTGGTTCGGGTTTCCGCGGTTCCCGCAAGTCCACCCCGTTTGCTGCTCAAGTAGCTGCTGAACGTGCTGGTCAAGCTGCGCTGGAATATGGCCTGAAAAACCTCGACGTAAACGTCAAAGGTCCAGGTCCAGGTCGTGAATCCGCAGTCCGCGCTTTGAACGGCTGTGGCTACAAGATCGCCAGCATCACCGACGTGACGCCAATCCCGCACAACGGGTGCCGTCCGCCGAAGAAGCGCCGCGTGTAA
- the rpsD gene encoding 30S ribosomal protein S4, whose amino-acid sequence MARYIGPKCKLARREGTDLFLKSGVRAIESKCNIEAAPGIHGQRRGRQSDYGTQLREKQKVRRIYGVLERQFSGYYKEAAGKKGATGENLLQLLECRLDNVVYRMGFGSTRAESRQLVSHKSISVNGQTVNVPSYQVRAGDVVAVREKAKNQLRIVQALDLCAQRGRVEWVEVDTEKKSGVFKNVPARSDLSADINESLIVELYSK is encoded by the coding sequence ATGGCTCGTTACATTGGTCCAAAATGCAAACTCGCTCGTCGCGAAGGCACCGATCTCTTCCTGAAGAGCGGCGTGCGCGCGATCGAATCGAAGTGCAACATTGAAGCAGCACCTGGTATCCACGGCCAACGCCGCGGTCGCCAGTCCGATTACGGCACCCAACTGCGTGAAAAGCAGAAGGTCCGTCGTATCTATGGCGTTCTCGAGCGTCAGTTCAGCGGCTACTACAAAGAAGCTGCTGGCAAGAAAGGTGCAACCGGTGAAAACCTGCTGCAACTGCTCGAATGCCGTCTGGACAACGTTGTATACCGTATGGGCTTTGGTTCGACTCGTGCCGAATCCCGTCAGCTGGTATCGCACAAGTCGATCAGCGTTAACGGTCAGACCGTAAACGTTCCGTCGTATCAGGTTCGTGCTGGTGACGTGGTTGCAGTTCGCGAGAAAGCAAAAAACCAACTTCGCATTGTCCAAGCTCTCGATCTGTGTGCCCAACGTGGCCGCGTAGAATGGGTAGAAGTAGACACTGAGAAGAAGTCGGGCGTTTTCAAGAACGTTCCTGCTCGCAGTGATCTGTCCGCCGACATCAACGAAAGCCTGATTGTCGAGCTCTACTCCAAGTAA
- a CDS encoding DNA-directed RNA polymerase subunit alpha, with translation MQISVNEFLTPRHIDVQVVSPTRAKITLEPLERGFGHTLGNALRRILLSSMPGCAVVEAEIDGVLHEYSAIEGVQEDVIEILLNLKGLAIKLHGRDEVTLTLSKKGSGVVTAADIQLDHDVEIVNPDHVIANLASNGALNMKLTVARGRGYEPADSRQSDEDESRSIGRLQLDSSFSPVRRIAYVVENARVEQRTNLDKLVIDLETNGTLDPEEAIRRAATILQQQLAAFVDLKGDSEPVVVEQEDEIDPILLRPVDDLELTVRSANCLKAENIYYIGDLIQRTEVELLKTPNLGKKSLTEIKDVLASRGLSLGMRLDNWPPASLKKDDKATA, from the coding sequence ATGCAGATTTCGGTAAATGAGTTCCTGACACCCCGCCACATTGATGTGCAGGTTGTCAGTCCAACCCGCGCCAAGATCACTCTCGAGCCTCTCGAGCGTGGTTTTGGCCACACCCTGGGCAACGCGCTGCGACGCATCCTGTTGTCCTCAATGCCCGGCTGCGCAGTAGTCGAGGCCGAGATTGACGGTGTGCTCCACGAGTACAGCGCCATCGAAGGTGTACAGGAAGACGTAATTGAAATCCTGTTGAACCTTAAAGGTCTGGCCATCAAGCTGCACGGTCGTGACGAAGTTACGCTGACCTTGTCGAAGAAGGGTTCGGGGGTGGTTACCGCTGCCGATATTCAGCTGGATCATGATGTCGAGATCGTTAATCCCGATCACGTAATCGCTAACCTGGCGTCTAACGGCGCCCTGAACATGAAGCTCACCGTAGCTCGTGGTCGTGGTTATGAACCAGCCGACTCGCGTCAGAGCGATGAAGACGAAAGCCGCAGCATCGGTCGCTTGCAGCTTGACTCTTCGTTCAGCCCGGTTCGCCGTATCGCATACGTGGTGGAAAACGCCCGTGTCGAGCAGCGTACCAACCTGGACAAGCTGGTTATTGATCTGGAAACCAACGGTACTCTGGATCCTGAAGAGGCTATCCGCCGCGCTGCAACCATTCTGCAACAGCAGTTGGCTGCGTTCGTCGATCTCAAAGGTGACAGTGAGCCAGTGGTTGTCGAGCAGGAAGACGAGATCGATCCGATCCTGCTTCGCCCGGTTGACGATCTGGAACTGACTGTACGTTCGGCTAACTGCCTTAAGGCGGAAAACATCTACTACATCGGTGACCTGATTCAGCGTACCGAAGTAGAGCTGTTGAAGACTCCGAACCTTGGCAAGAAATCCTTGACTGAAATCAAGGACGTTCTGGCCTCCCGCGGTCTGTCCCTCGGCATGCGCCTCGACAACTGGCCGCCTGCAAGTCTTAAGAAGGACGACAAGGCGACTGCCTGA
- the rplQ gene encoding 50S ribosomal protein L17: MRHRKSGRHLSRTSSHRKAMFQNMAVSLFEHELIKTTLPKAKELRRVAEPLITLAKTDSLANRRLAFDRTRSKAIVGKLFNDLGKRYATREGGYLRILKCGFRAGDNAPMAYVELVDRATAGEAVSAE; the protein is encoded by the coding sequence ATGCGTCATCGTAAAAGTGGTCGTCACCTGAGCCGCACCAGCTCGCACCGCAAGGCCATGTTCCAAAACATGGCGGTGTCGCTGTTCGAGCACGAGCTGATCAAAACTACTCTGCCAAAAGCCAAAGAACTGCGCCGCGTTGCCGAGCCGCTGATCACTCTGGCCAAGACAGACAGCCTGGCTAACCGCCGTCTGGCATTCGACCGTACTCGTTCGAAAGCTATCGTTGGTAAGCTCTTCAACGACCTGGGCAAGCGTTACGCTACCCGTGAGGGTGGCTACCTGCGCATCCTCAAGTGCGGTTTCCGTGCTGGCGACAACGCGCCTATGGCGTACGTCGAGTTGGTTGATCGTGCTACTGCTGGCGAAGCTGTATCCGCCGAGTAA
- a CDS encoding catalase: protein MSQIKTLTTASGAPVADNQNSRSAGPRGPLLLDDFHLIEKLAHFNRENIPERRVHAKGSGAYGTFTVTRDISEYTSAKLFESVGKQTPTFLRFSTVGGERGSADTERDPRGFALKFYTEEGNWDIVGNNTPVFFIRDPLKFPDFIHTQKRLPQSNLKSAQMMWDFWSHSPEALHQVTILFSDRGIPDGYRHMHGFGSHTYSLISAKGERHWVKWHYKTKQGIKNLAPADAARLAGTDPDYAQRDLFEAIERGDFPKWRVCIQIMTEAQAAAHYENPFDVTKTWSQKEFPLIEVGELELNRNPQNYFAEVEQAAFGPSNMVPGVGLSPDRMLQGRVFAYADAHRYRVGTNHQQLPVNAPRSPVNTYQRDGSMAFGSNGGAAPNYEPNSYVESPKQAPRYAEPALALSGSADRYDHREDTDYYSHAGALFRLMNDEQKALLVSNIAGAMSGVSPDVVDRQLQHFYKADPAYGEAIAKLLDVELNEV from the coding sequence ATGAGCCAGATCAAAACGCTTACGACCGCCAGTGGCGCACCTGTCGCCGATAACCAGAATTCTCGCTCCGCGGGCCCCCGTGGCCCGTTGCTGCTCGACGATTTTCATCTGATCGAGAAGCTCGCCCATTTCAACCGCGAAAACATTCCAGAGCGCCGCGTACACGCAAAAGGTTCGGGTGCTTACGGTACGTTCACTGTGACTCGCGATATCAGCGAATACACCAGCGCCAAGCTGTTCGAATCTGTTGGCAAGCAAACACCGACCTTTCTGCGTTTCTCTACGGTTGGCGGTGAGCGCGGTTCGGCAGACACCGAACGCGATCCACGTGGCTTTGCGCTGAAGTTCTATACCGAGGAAGGCAACTGGGACATCGTCGGCAACAATACGCCCGTGTTCTTCATCCGCGATCCGTTGAAGTTTCCGGACTTCATTCACACGCAAAAACGCCTGCCGCAAAGCAACCTGAAAAGCGCGCAGATGATGTGGGATTTCTGGTCGCATTCGCCTGAGGCGCTGCACCAGGTCACGATTCTGTTCTCCGATCGCGGCATTCCTGATGGCTACCGTCACATGCATGGCTTCGGCAGCCACACTTACAGCCTGATCAGTGCCAAAGGTGAGCGTCACTGGGTGAAGTGGCATTACAAAACCAAGCAAGGGATCAAGAACCTGGCGCCGGCGGATGCTGCGCGTCTGGCAGGCACCGACCCGGACTACGCTCAGCGTGATCTGTTCGAGGCAATCGAGCGTGGTGACTTCCCGAAATGGCGTGTGTGCATCCAGATCATGACCGAAGCTCAGGCAGCGGCGCATTACGAGAACCCGTTTGACGTGACCAAGACCTGGTCGCAGAAGGAGTTTCCGTTGATCGAAGTGGGTGAGTTGGAGCTGAACCGCAACCCGCAGAACTACTTCGCTGAAGTTGAACAAGCGGCGTTCGGCCCAAGCAATATGGTGCCAGGTGTTGGTCTGTCGCCAGATCGTATGCTGCAAGGTCGCGTATTCGCTTATGCCGATGCCCACCGCTACCGTGTCGGCACCAATCACCAGCAACTGCCGGTGAATGCCCCGCGTAGTCCGGTGAATACCTATCAGCGCGATGGTTCGATGGCTTTTGGCAGCAACGGTGGGGCAGCGCCTAACTACGAGCCGAACAGCTACGTCGAATCGCCAAAGCAAGCTCCGCGCTATGCCGAGCCAGCGCTGGCCCTGAGTGGATCGGCCGATCGCTACGATCACCGCGAAGACACCGATTACTACAGCCACGCCGGTGCGCTGTTCCGTTTGATGAACGATGAGCAAAAAGCGCTTCTGGTCAGCAACATCGCAGGCGCCATGAGCGGTGTTTCGCCTGACGTTGTCGACCGTCAGTTGCAGCATTTCTACAAGGCCGATCCGGCGTATGGAGAAGCAATCGCAAAGCTGCTCGACGTAGAGCTTAACGAAGTCTAA
- the bfr gene encoding bacterioferritin, giving the protein MQGHPDVIDYLNTLLTGELAARDQYFVHSRMYEDWGFTKLYERINHEMEEEAGHADALMRRILMLEGTPRMRPDDLDVGTTVPSMLEADLRLEYKVRAALCKGIELCEQHKDYVSREILRIQLNDTEEDHTYWLEKQLGLIKLIGLENYLQSHT; this is encoded by the coding sequence ATGCAAGGCCACCCAGACGTTATCGATTACCTCAACACGTTGCTGACCGGCGAACTGGCCGCGCGTGACCAATATTTCGTTCATTCGCGGATGTATGAGGACTGGGGGTTCACCAAGCTCTACGAGCGAATCAACCACGAGATGGAAGAAGAAGCCGGTCACGCTGATGCGTTGATGCGCCGGATTCTGATGCTAGAAGGCACGCCGCGCATGCGTCCGGATGATCTGGATGTCGGCACCACTGTGCCTTCGATGCTCGAAGCAGATCTGCGTCTTGAGTACAAAGTTCGCGCCGCGCTGTGCAAAGGCATCGAGCTGTGCGAACAGCACAAAGACTATGTCAGCCGTGAGATCCTGCGGATTCAGCTGAACGACACCGAAGAAGATCATACTTACTGGCTGGAAAAGCAGTTGGGCCTGATCAAACTGATCGGTCTCGAGAACTATCTGCAATCGCACACCTGA
- the uvrA gene encoding excinuclease ABC subunit UvrA: MDKILIRGARTHNLKNIDLTLPRDKLIVITGLSGSGKSSLAFDTLYAEGQRRYVESLSAYARQFLSMMEKPDVDTIEGLSPAISIEQKSTSHNPRSTVGTITEIYDYLRLLYARVGTPRCPDHDIPLEAQTVSQMVDLVLAQPEGSKLMLLAPVIRERKGEHLSVFEELRAQGFVRARVNGRICELDELPKLDKQKKHSIDVIVDRFKVRADLQQRLAESFETALKLADGIALVAPMDDEPGEEMIFSARFACPICGHAISELEPKLFSFNNPAGACPTCDGLGVKQFFDIKRLVNGDLTLAEGAIRGWDRRNVYYFQMLGSLASHYKFSLEVPFNELTAEQQKQILHGSGSQNVDFKYLNDRGDIVKRSHPFEGIVPNLERRYRETESASVREELAKFLSTQSCPDCRGTRLRREARHVWVGEKTLPAVTNLPIGDACVYFGELKMTGRRGEIADKILKEIRERLQFLVNVGLDYLSLDRSADTLSGGEAQRIRLASQIGAGLVGVLYILDEPSIGLHQRDNDRLLGTLKHLRDIGNTVIVVEHDEDAIRLADYVVDIGPGAGVHGGQIVAEGTPAEVMAHPDSLTGKYLSGRVKIEVPAKRTPRNKKLTLSLKGARGNNLRNVDLEIPIGLLTCVTGVSGSGKSTLINNTLFPLSATALNGATTLEAAAHDSIKGLEHLDKVVDIDQSPIGRTPRSNPATYTGLFTPIRELFAGVPESRSRGYGPGRFSFNVKGGRCEACQGDGLIKVEMHFLPDIYVPCDVCKSKRYNRETLEIKYKGKNIHETLEMTIEEAREFFDAVPALARKLQTLMDVGLSYIKLGQSATTLSGGEAQRVKLSRELSKRDTGKTLYILDEPTTGLHFADIQQLLDVLHRLRDHGNTVVVIEHNLDVIKTADWLVDLGPEGGSKGGQIIATGTPEQVAEMKQSHTGYYLKPLLIRDRA, from the coding sequence TTGGACAAGATCCTGATACGTGGGGCCCGTACCCACAACCTGAAGAACATCGACCTGACCCTGCCCCGGGACAAACTGATCGTCATCACCGGCCTGTCCGGATCCGGCAAGTCGTCCCTGGCCTTCGACACCCTGTACGCCGAAGGTCAGCGCCGCTATGTCGAATCCCTGTCGGCGTACGCCCGGCAGTTCCTGTCGATGATGGAAAAACCCGACGTCGACACCATCGAAGGCTTGTCGCCGGCGATCTCCATCGAACAGAAGTCGACCTCGCATAACCCGCGTTCCACGGTCGGCACCATCACCGAAATCTACGACTATCTGCGTCTGCTGTATGCACGCGTCGGTACGCCGCGCTGCCCGGATCATGACATTCCGTTGGAAGCACAGACCGTCAGCCAGATGGTCGATCTGGTGCTGGCCCAGCCGGAAGGCAGCAAGCTGATGTTGCTGGCACCGGTCATCCGCGAGCGTAAAGGCGAGCACCTGTCGGTCTTCGAAGAACTGCGCGCCCAGGGCTTCGTCCGCGCCCGGGTCAACGGGCGGATCTGCGAGCTCGACGAACTGCCGAAACTGGATAAACAGAAGAAGCATTCGATTGATGTGATCGTCGACCGCTTCAAGGTGCGCGCTGATTTGCAGCAACGCCTGGCCGAGTCGTTCGAGACCGCGCTGAAACTGGCCGACGGCATCGCGCTGGTCGCGCCGATGGACGACGAGCCGGGCGAGGAAATGATCTTCTCCGCACGCTTCGCCTGCCCGATCTGCGGCCATGCGATCAGCGAGCTGGAGCCAAAGCTGTTTTCCTTCAACAACCCGGCCGGCGCCTGCCCGACTTGCGACGGTCTGGGGGTGAAGCAGTTCTTCGACATCAAGCGACTGGTCAATGGCGACCTGACGCTCGCCGAGGGCGCGATTCGCGGGTGGGACAGGCGCAACGTCTATTACTTCCAGATGTTGGGGTCACTGGCCTCGCACTATAAGTTCAGTCTGGAAGTGCCGTTCAACGAACTGACAGCCGAACAGCAAAAGCAGATTCTGCACGGCAGCGGTTCGCAGAATGTCGATTTCAAATATCTGAACGACCGTGGCGATATCGTCAAACGTTCGCACCCCTTTGAAGGGATCGTGCCGAACCTCGAACGCCGCTACCGCGAAACCGAATCGGCGAGCGTGCGTGAAGAGCTGGCCAAGTTCCTCAGCACCCAATCGTGCCCGGATTGCCGTGGCACCCGCCTGCGTCGCGAAGCACGGCACGTGTGGGTCGGCGAGAAGACGCTGCCGGCAGTGACCAACCTGCCTATCGGTGACGCCTGCGTGTACTTCGGCGAACTGAAGATGACCGGCCGTCGCGGCGAGATCGCCGACAAGATCCTCAAGGAAATCCGCGAGCGTCTGCAGTTCCTGGTCAACGTCGGCCTCGACTATCTGTCGCTGGATCGCAGTGCGGACACGCTGTCCGGTGGTGAGGCTCAACGGATTCGCCTGGCCAGCCAGATCGGCGCCGGCCTGGTCGGGGTTCTGTATATCCTTGACGAACCGTCGATTGGCCTGCACCAGCGCGATAACGACCGGCTGCTCGGCACGCTCAAGCATTTGCGTGATATCGGCAACACGGTGATCGTGGTCGAGCACGACGAGGACGCCATTCGCCTGGCCGACTACGTGGTGGATATCGGCCCGGGCGCCGGAGTGCATGGCGGCCAGATCGTCGCCGAAGGTACGCCGGCCGAAGTCATGGCACACCCTGATTCACTGACCGGCAAATACCTGTCGGGCCGGGTCAAGATCGAAGTGCCGGCCAAACGTACGCCACGCAACAAGAAGCTGACCCTGTCGCTCAAGGGTGCGCGCGGCAACAACCTGCGCAACGTCGACCTGGAGATTCCGATCGGCTTGCTGACGTGCGTCACCGGCGTGTCAGGCTCGGGCAAATCGACGCTGATCAACAACACGCTGTTCCCGCTGAGCGCCACGGCACTCAACGGCGCCACCACGCTCGAAGCGGCGGCACACGACAGCATCAAAGGTCTGGAGCATCTCGACAAAGTCGTCGACATCGACCAGAGCCCTATCGGCCGCACACCGCGCTCCAACCCGGCGACCTACACCGGGCTGTTCACACCGATCCGCGAACTGTTCGCCGGCGTGCCCGAGTCGCGCTCCCGTGGTTACGGCCCGGGCCGTTTCTCGTTCAACGTCAAGGGCGGCCGCTGCGAGGCGTGCCAGGGCGATGGTCTGATCAAAGTGGAAATGCACTTCCTGCCAGACATCTACGTGCCGTGCGACGTGTGCAAGAGCAAGCGCTACAACCGCGAAACCCTTGAAATCAAATACAAGGGCAAAAACATCCACGAAACCCTCGAGATGACTATCGAGGAAGCCAGGGAGTTCTTCGACGCCGTCCCGGCGCTGGCGCGCAAGCTGCAGACACTGATGGATGTGGGCCTGTCGTACATCAAACTCGGGCAGTCGGCGACGACCTTGTCCGGTGGCGAAGCCCAGCGGGTCAAGCTGTCTCGCGAGTTGTCCAAGCGTGACACCGGCAAGACCCTGTATATCCTCGATGAGCCGACCACTGGCCTGCACTTCGCTGATATCCAGCAACTGCTCGACGTGTTGCATCGCTTGCGCGACCACGGCAACACCGTGGTGGTGATCGAGCACAACCTCGACGTGATCAAGACTGCCGACTGGCTGGTCGATCTCGGGCCGGAGGGTGGGTCCAAAGGCGGCCAGATCATTGCCACCGGTACGCCGGAACAAGTGGCCGAGATGAAGCAATCTCACACTGGGTATTACCTCAAACCGTTGTTGATCCGCGATCGGGCTTAA